The Panicum hallii strain FIL2 chromosome 9, PHallii_v3.1, whole genome shotgun sequence genome has a window encoding:
- the LOC112874074 gene encoding phospholipid-transporting ATPase 3 isoform X1: protein MSARIKDMVRVAKARLGGEQASGGGASSSSGFVRRESTARLGGGGTSFRRQPQPMAPTVRTVYCNDREANAPVGYKGNSVSTTKYSILTFVPKGLFEQFRRVANLYFLMISILSTTPISPVHPVTNVVPLSLVLLVSLIKEAFEDWKRFQNDMSINNAHVDILQGQRWESTPWKRLQVGDIVRIKQDGYFPADLLFLSSTNPDGVCYIETANLDGETNLKIRKALERTWDFVTPEKASGFKGEVQCEQPNNSLYTFTGNLIVDKQTIPLSPNQLLLRGCSLRNTEYIVGAVIFTGHETKVMMNSMNVPSKRSTLEKKLDKLILALFATLFSMCVIGAIGSGVFINEKYFYLGLRGKVEDQFNPKNRFVVTILTMFTLLTLYSTIIPISLYVSIEMIKFIQCTQFINNDLHMYHAESDTPALARTSNLNEELGQIEYIFSDKTGTLTRNLMEFFKCSIGGEMYGTGITEIEKGGAERAGIKIDDDEGKRSASAVHEKGFNFDDARIMCGAWRNEPNPEACKEFFRCLAICHTVLPEGEETPEKITYQAASPDEAALVAAAKNFGFFFYRRTPTTVMVRESHVERMGSIQDVPYEILNVLEFNSTRKRQSVVCRFPNGRMVLYCKGADNVVYERLADGNHVMKKTSREHLEQFGSAGLRTLCLAYRDLSREQYEIWNEKFVQAKSSLRDRDKKLDEVAELIEKDLILIGCTAIEDKLQEGVPTCIETLSAAGIKIWVLTGDKMETAINIAYACSLVNNDTKQFIISSETDAIREAEDRGDPVEIARVIKDSVKQSLKSFHEEARHSLISTPERKMALIIDGRCLMYALDPTLRVDLLGLSLICHSVVCCRVSPLQKAQVTSLVKKGARKITLSIGDGANDVSMIQAAHVGIGISGQEGMQAVMASDFAIAQFRFLTDLLLVHGRWSYLRLCKVITYFFYKNLTFTLTQFWFTFQTGFSGQRFYDDWNQSLYNVIFTALPVIIVGLFDKDVSASLSKRYPQLYKEGIRNSFFKWRVIAVWGFFAFYQSIVFFYFTASASRHGQGSSGKILGLWDVSTMAFSCVVVTVNLRLLMACNSITRWHYISVAGSIVAWFVFIFIYSAIMTSFDRQENVYFVIYVLMSTFFFYLTLLLVPIIALFGDFLYLSIQRWLFPYDYQIIQEQHRDEPHEYSRVQLPETSHLSPEEARSYMISMLPRESSKHTGFAFDSPGYESFFASQQGVGVPHKAWDVARRASMKQQRAGKS, encoded by the exons ATGAGCGCGCGCATAAAGGATATGGTGCGCGTTGCCAAGGCGCGGCTGGGCGGCGAGCAGGCGAGTGGTGGcggggcctcctcctcctcgggctTCGTGCGCCGGGAGTCCACAGCGCGGCTAGGCGGCGGGGGCACCAGCTTCCGGAGGCAGCCGCAGCCGATGGCGCCCACCGTGCGCACCGTCTACTGCAACGACCGCGAGGCCAACGCGCCCGTCGGGTACAAG GGAAATTCTGTGTCGACTACAAAGTACAGTATCCTGACTTTCGTACCTAAAGGACTATTTGAGCAG TTCAGGCGGGTTGCAAATCTTTACTTTCTCATGATTTCAATCTTGTCAACTACACCTATAAg TCCAGTTCATCCTGTCACTAATGTGGTTCCCTTAAGTCTTGTGCTACTGGTGTCTCTCATCAAGGAAGCCTTTGAGGATTGG AAACGTTTCCAGAATGATATGTCAATTAACAATGCACATGTCGATATATTGCAAGGTCAACGTTGGGAAAGTACTCCATGGAAAAGACTGCAGGTTGGAGATATTGTGAGG ATCAAGCAAGATGGTTATTTCCCTGCTGACTTGCTCTTCCTATCCAGTACAAACCCTGATGGCGTTTGCTACATAGAG ACAGCAAATCTTGATGGGGAAACAAATTTGAAAATAAGGAAGGCTTTGGAGAGAACTTGGGACTTCGTTACTCCTGAGAAGGCTTCTGGGTTCAAAG GTGAAGTGCAGTGTGAACAGCCAAACAATTCACTTTATACATTTACCGGAAACCTTATTGTGGACAAGCAGACTATACCTCTCTCACCAAACCAGTTACTCCTACGG GGATGCAGCCTTCGTAATACAGAATACATTGTTGGGGCTGTCATATTCACTGGGCATGAGACAAAA GTTATGATGAATTCTATGAATGTCCCCTCCAAAAGAAGTACATTGGAAAAAAAGCTAGACAAGCTTATCCTTGCTCTTTTTGCAACCCTGTTCTCAATGTGCGTTATTGGTGCCATTGGAAG TGGTGTGTTTATTAATGAAAAGTACTTCTATCTTGGATTGCGTGGGAAGGTGGAGGACCAGTTCAATCCCAAAAACAGATTCGTG GTGACCATTTTAACCATGTTTACTCTACTAACTCTATACTCGACGATCATCCCAATTTCTCTTTATGTGTCCATTGAG ATGATCAAATTCATCCAGTGCACACAATTCATTAACAATGATCTTCACATGTACCACGCTGAGAGCGACACCCCCGCTTTGGCACGTACTTCTAATCTTAATGAGGAGCTTGGGCAG ATTGAATATATATTTTCTGACAAAACCGGAACGCTTACAAGAAATCTGATGGAATTCTTTAAATGCTCAATTGGTGGAGAAATGTATGGAACTGGCATTACAGAGATTGAGAAaggaggagcagagcgggcTGGAATCAAAATTGACGATGATGAG GGTAAAAGATCAGCCAGTGCAGTTCATGAGAAAGGATTTAACTTCGATGATGCTAGAATCATGTGTGGTGCATGGAGAAATGAACCTAATCCTGAGGCTTGCAAG GAATTCTTCAGATGCCTTGCAATCTGTCATACAGTTCTTCCAGAGGGTGAGGAGACACCGGAAAAGATCACTTACCAAGCTGCCTCACCAGATGAGGCTGCACTTGTTGCTGCTGCTAAGAATTTTGGTTTCTTCTTTTACAG GCGTACACCAACAACAGTTATGGTACGTGAATCACACGTTGAAAGGATGGGGAGTATACAAGATGTTCCATATGAAATTCTAAATGTTCTGGAATTCAACAG TACGAGAAAGCGGCAATCGGTGGTTTGTCGTTTCCCAAATGGAAGAATGGTTCTCTATTGCAAG GGTGCTGATAATGTTGTATATGAACGATTGGCTGATGGAAATCATGTTATGAAAAAGACGAGCAGAGAACATCTGGAGCAATTTGGTTCTGCTGGCTTGCGTACACTTTGCCTTGCCTATCGGGATCTTAGCAGGGAGCAATATGAAATCTGGAATGAGAAGTTTGTTCAAGCAAAGTCATCTTTAAGAGATCGTGACAAGAAGCTCGATGAG GTGGCTGAATTGATTGAAAAAGACCTTATATTGATAGGCTGCACGGCTATAGAGGACAAACTACAAGAAGGGGTGCCAACCTGCATTGAAACTCTCTCTGCAGCTGGCATAAAGATTTGGGTGTTAACTGGAGATAAGATGGAAACAGCAATTAACATTGCATATG CATGCAGCTTGGTAAACAATGATACCAAACAGTTCATCATTAGTTCAGAGACAGATGCTATTAGGGAAGCTGAAGACAGG GGTGACCCTGTGGAAATTGCGCGTGTTATCAAAGACTCAGTAAAACAGAGTCTGAAAAGCTTCCATGAGGAAGCCCGGCATTCTTTAATTAGCACCCCTGAAAGGAAAATGGCTCTCATTATTGATGGTAGATGCCTAATGTATGCACTGGACCCAACTCTTCGTGTGGATCTTCTTGGATTGAGTCTAATTTGCCACTCAGTTGTATGTTGCCGAGTTTCTCCACTGCAGAAGGCTCAG GTTACAAGCTTAGTTAAGAAGGGTGCTCGAAAAATAACTCTCAGCATTGGGGATGGTGCTAATGATGTGAGTATGATTCAAGCTGCTCATGTTGGGATTGGCATTAGTGGCCAAGAAGGAATGCAAGCTGTTATGGCTAGTGACTTTGCCATTGCACAGTTTCGCTTTCTTACTGATTTGCTTCTTGTACACGGGCGGTGGTCTTACTTGAGACTGTGCAAG GTTATCACATACTTCTTCTACAAGAATCTGACATTTACACTAACTCAGTTCTGGTTCACTTTCCAAACTGGCTTTTCTGGTCAGCGATTTTATGATGACTGGAACCAGTCTCTATATAATGTTATTTTCACGGCACTACCTGTAATTATAGTTGGATTGTTTGATAAG GATGTGAGCGCGTCACTGTCGAAAAGGTACCCTCAGCTTTACAAAGAAGGAATCAGGAATTCATTCTTCAAGTGGAGAGTGATTGCAGTGTGGGGTTTCTTTGCTTTCTATCAGTCAATAGTGTTCTTTTACTTCACCGCATCTGCGAGCCGGCATGGTCAGGGTTCATCTGGCAAGATTCTTGGCCTATGGGATGTTAGCACTATGGCCTTTTCTTGTGTTGTGGTGACTGTGAACCTCCGCCTTCTCATGGCATGCAACTCTATAACGAGATGGCATTATATAAGTGTGGCAGGCAGTATAGTAGCCTGGTTTGTGTTTATTTTCATATACTCTGCGATAATGACATCGTTTGACAGACAG GAAAATGTGTATTTTGTGATTTATGTTCTGATGAGCACCTTTTTCTTCTACCTCACACTATTGCTTGTTCCGATCATCGCTCTGTTTGGTGACTTCCTATATCTATC GATTCAAAGATGGCTGTTCCCCTATGACTACCAAATAATCCAGGAACAGCACAGGGACGAACCCCACGAGTACAGCAGAGTACAGCTGCCTGAGACCAGCCACCTAAGCCCAGAGGAAGCGAGGAGCTACATGATCTCGATGCTCCCTCGAGAATCTTCCAAGCACACTGGCTTTGCTTTTGACTCCCCGGGCTACGAGTCGTTCTTCGCCTCGCAGCAAGGCGTTGGCGTGCCACACAAGGCGTGGGACGTGGCCCGGAGAGCAAGCATGAAGCAGCAACGAGCAGGGAAATCCTAA
- the LOC112874074 gene encoding phospholipid-transporting ATPase 3 isoform X3: MSINNAHVDILQGQRWESTPWKRLQVGDIVRIKQDGYFPADLLFLSSTNPDGVCYIETANLDGETNLKIRKALERTWDFVTPEKASGFKGEVQCEQPNNSLYTFTGNLIVDKQTIPLSPNQLLLRGCSLRNTEYIVGAVIFTGHETKVMMNSMNVPSKRSTLEKKLDKLILALFATLFSMCVIGAIGSGVFINEKYFYLGLRGKVEDQFNPKNRFVVTILTMFTLLTLYSTIIPISLYVSIEMIKFIQCTQFINNDLHMYHAESDTPALARTSNLNEELGQIEYIFSDKTGTLTRNLMEFFKCSIGGEMYGTGITEIEKGGAERAGIKIDDDEGKRSASAVHEKGFNFDDARIMCGAWRNEPNPEACKEFFRCLAICHTVLPEGEETPEKITYQAASPDEAALVAAAKNFGFFFYRRTPTTVMVRESHVERMGSIQDVPYEILNVLEFNSTRKRQSVVCRFPNGRMVLYCKGADNVVYERLADGNHVMKKTSREHLEQFGSAGLRTLCLAYRDLSREQYEIWNEKFVQAKSSLRDRDKKLDEVAELIEKDLILIGCTAIEDKLQEGVPTCIETLSAAGIKIWVLTGDKMETAINIAYACSLVNNDTKQFIISSETDAIREAEDRGDPVEIARVIKDSVKQSLKSFHEEARHSLISTPERKMALIIDGRCLMYALDPTLRVDLLGLSLICHSVVCCRVSPLQKAQVTSLVKKGARKITLSIGDGANDVSMIQAAHVGIGISGQEGMQAVMASDFAIAQFRFLTDLLLVHGRWSYLRLCKVITYFFYKNLTFTLTQFWFTFQTGFSGQRFYDDWNQSLYNVIFTALPVIIVGLFDKDVSASLSKRYPQLYKEGIRNSFFKWRVIAVWGFFAFYQSIVFFYFTASASRHGQGSSGKILGLWDVSTMAFSCVVVTVNLRLLMACNSITRWHYISVAGSIVAWFVFIFIYSAIMTSFDRQENVYFVIYVLMSTFFFYLTLLLVPIIALFGDFLYLSIQRWLFPYDYQIIQEQHRDEPHEYSRVQLPETSHLSPEEARSYMISMLPRESSKHTGFAFDSPGYESFFASQQGVGVPHKAWDVARRASMKQQRAGKS; encoded by the exons ATGTCAATTAACAATGCACATGTCGATATATTGCAAGGTCAACGTTGGGAAAGTACTCCATGGAAAAGACTGCAGGTTGGAGATATTGTGAGG ATCAAGCAAGATGGTTATTTCCCTGCTGACTTGCTCTTCCTATCCAGTACAAACCCTGATGGCGTTTGCTACATAGAG ACAGCAAATCTTGATGGGGAAACAAATTTGAAAATAAGGAAGGCTTTGGAGAGAACTTGGGACTTCGTTACTCCTGAGAAGGCTTCTGGGTTCAAAG GTGAAGTGCAGTGTGAACAGCCAAACAATTCACTTTATACATTTACCGGAAACCTTATTGTGGACAAGCAGACTATACCTCTCTCACCAAACCAGTTACTCCTACGG GGATGCAGCCTTCGTAATACAGAATACATTGTTGGGGCTGTCATATTCACTGGGCATGAGACAAAA GTTATGATGAATTCTATGAATGTCCCCTCCAAAAGAAGTACATTGGAAAAAAAGCTAGACAAGCTTATCCTTGCTCTTTTTGCAACCCTGTTCTCAATGTGCGTTATTGGTGCCATTGGAAG TGGTGTGTTTATTAATGAAAAGTACTTCTATCTTGGATTGCGTGGGAAGGTGGAGGACCAGTTCAATCCCAAAAACAGATTCGTG GTGACCATTTTAACCATGTTTACTCTACTAACTCTATACTCGACGATCATCCCAATTTCTCTTTATGTGTCCATTGAG ATGATCAAATTCATCCAGTGCACACAATTCATTAACAATGATCTTCACATGTACCACGCTGAGAGCGACACCCCCGCTTTGGCACGTACTTCTAATCTTAATGAGGAGCTTGGGCAG ATTGAATATATATTTTCTGACAAAACCGGAACGCTTACAAGAAATCTGATGGAATTCTTTAAATGCTCAATTGGTGGAGAAATGTATGGAACTGGCATTACAGAGATTGAGAAaggaggagcagagcgggcTGGAATCAAAATTGACGATGATGAG GGTAAAAGATCAGCCAGTGCAGTTCATGAGAAAGGATTTAACTTCGATGATGCTAGAATCATGTGTGGTGCATGGAGAAATGAACCTAATCCTGAGGCTTGCAAG GAATTCTTCAGATGCCTTGCAATCTGTCATACAGTTCTTCCAGAGGGTGAGGAGACACCGGAAAAGATCACTTACCAAGCTGCCTCACCAGATGAGGCTGCACTTGTTGCTGCTGCTAAGAATTTTGGTTTCTTCTTTTACAG GCGTACACCAACAACAGTTATGGTACGTGAATCACACGTTGAAAGGATGGGGAGTATACAAGATGTTCCATATGAAATTCTAAATGTTCTGGAATTCAACAG TACGAGAAAGCGGCAATCGGTGGTTTGTCGTTTCCCAAATGGAAGAATGGTTCTCTATTGCAAG GGTGCTGATAATGTTGTATATGAACGATTGGCTGATGGAAATCATGTTATGAAAAAGACGAGCAGAGAACATCTGGAGCAATTTGGTTCTGCTGGCTTGCGTACACTTTGCCTTGCCTATCGGGATCTTAGCAGGGAGCAATATGAAATCTGGAATGAGAAGTTTGTTCAAGCAAAGTCATCTTTAAGAGATCGTGACAAGAAGCTCGATGAG GTGGCTGAATTGATTGAAAAAGACCTTATATTGATAGGCTGCACGGCTATAGAGGACAAACTACAAGAAGGGGTGCCAACCTGCATTGAAACTCTCTCTGCAGCTGGCATAAAGATTTGGGTGTTAACTGGAGATAAGATGGAAACAGCAATTAACATTGCATATG CATGCAGCTTGGTAAACAATGATACCAAACAGTTCATCATTAGTTCAGAGACAGATGCTATTAGGGAAGCTGAAGACAGG GGTGACCCTGTGGAAATTGCGCGTGTTATCAAAGACTCAGTAAAACAGAGTCTGAAAAGCTTCCATGAGGAAGCCCGGCATTCTTTAATTAGCACCCCTGAAAGGAAAATGGCTCTCATTATTGATGGTAGATGCCTAATGTATGCACTGGACCCAACTCTTCGTGTGGATCTTCTTGGATTGAGTCTAATTTGCCACTCAGTTGTATGTTGCCGAGTTTCTCCACTGCAGAAGGCTCAG GTTACAAGCTTAGTTAAGAAGGGTGCTCGAAAAATAACTCTCAGCATTGGGGATGGTGCTAATGATGTGAGTATGATTCAAGCTGCTCATGTTGGGATTGGCATTAGTGGCCAAGAAGGAATGCAAGCTGTTATGGCTAGTGACTTTGCCATTGCACAGTTTCGCTTTCTTACTGATTTGCTTCTTGTACACGGGCGGTGGTCTTACTTGAGACTGTGCAAG GTTATCACATACTTCTTCTACAAGAATCTGACATTTACACTAACTCAGTTCTGGTTCACTTTCCAAACTGGCTTTTCTGGTCAGCGATTTTATGATGACTGGAACCAGTCTCTATATAATGTTATTTTCACGGCACTACCTGTAATTATAGTTGGATTGTTTGATAAG GATGTGAGCGCGTCACTGTCGAAAAGGTACCCTCAGCTTTACAAAGAAGGAATCAGGAATTCATTCTTCAAGTGGAGAGTGATTGCAGTGTGGGGTTTCTTTGCTTTCTATCAGTCAATAGTGTTCTTTTACTTCACCGCATCTGCGAGCCGGCATGGTCAGGGTTCATCTGGCAAGATTCTTGGCCTATGGGATGTTAGCACTATGGCCTTTTCTTGTGTTGTGGTGACTGTGAACCTCCGCCTTCTCATGGCATGCAACTCTATAACGAGATGGCATTATATAAGTGTGGCAGGCAGTATAGTAGCCTGGTTTGTGTTTATTTTCATATACTCTGCGATAATGACATCGTTTGACAGACAG GAAAATGTGTATTTTGTGATTTATGTTCTGATGAGCACCTTTTTCTTCTACCTCACACTATTGCTTGTTCCGATCATCGCTCTGTTTGGTGACTTCCTATATCTATC GATTCAAAGATGGCTGTTCCCCTATGACTACCAAATAATCCAGGAACAGCACAGGGACGAACCCCACGAGTACAGCAGAGTACAGCTGCCTGAGACCAGCCACCTAAGCCCAGAGGAAGCGAGGAGCTACATGATCTCGATGCTCCCTCGAGAATCTTCCAAGCACACTGGCTTTGCTTTTGACTCCCCGGGCTACGAGTCGTTCTTCGCCTCGCAGCAAGGCGTTGGCGTGCCACACAAGGCGTGGGACGTGGCCCGGAGAGCAAGCATGAAGCAGCAACGAGCAGGGAAATCCTAA
- the LOC112874074 gene encoding phospholipid-transporting ATPase 3 isoform X2 — MISILSTTPISPVHPVTNVVPLSLVLLVSLIKEAFEDWKRFQNDMSINNAHVDILQGQRWESTPWKRLQVGDIVRIKQDGYFPADLLFLSSTNPDGVCYIETANLDGETNLKIRKALERTWDFVTPEKASGFKGEVQCEQPNNSLYTFTGNLIVDKQTIPLSPNQLLLRGCSLRNTEYIVGAVIFTGHETKVMMNSMNVPSKRSTLEKKLDKLILALFATLFSMCVIGAIGSGVFINEKYFYLGLRGKVEDQFNPKNRFVVTILTMFTLLTLYSTIIPISLYVSIEMIKFIQCTQFINNDLHMYHAESDTPALARTSNLNEELGQIEYIFSDKTGTLTRNLMEFFKCSIGGEMYGTGITEIEKGGAERAGIKIDDDEGKRSASAVHEKGFNFDDARIMCGAWRNEPNPEACKEFFRCLAICHTVLPEGEETPEKITYQAASPDEAALVAAAKNFGFFFYRRTPTTVMVRESHVERMGSIQDVPYEILNVLEFNSTRKRQSVVCRFPNGRMVLYCKGADNVVYERLADGNHVMKKTSREHLEQFGSAGLRTLCLAYRDLSREQYEIWNEKFVQAKSSLRDRDKKLDEVAELIEKDLILIGCTAIEDKLQEGVPTCIETLSAAGIKIWVLTGDKMETAINIAYACSLVNNDTKQFIISSETDAIREAEDRGDPVEIARVIKDSVKQSLKSFHEEARHSLISTPERKMALIIDGRCLMYALDPTLRVDLLGLSLICHSVVCCRVSPLQKAQVTSLVKKGARKITLSIGDGANDVSMIQAAHVGIGISGQEGMQAVMASDFAIAQFRFLTDLLLVHGRWSYLRLCKVITYFFYKNLTFTLTQFWFTFQTGFSGQRFYDDWNQSLYNVIFTALPVIIVGLFDKDVSASLSKRYPQLYKEGIRNSFFKWRVIAVWGFFAFYQSIVFFYFTASASRHGQGSSGKILGLWDVSTMAFSCVVVTVNLRLLMACNSITRWHYISVAGSIVAWFVFIFIYSAIMTSFDRQENVYFVIYVLMSTFFFYLTLLLVPIIALFGDFLYLSIQRWLFPYDYQIIQEQHRDEPHEYSRVQLPETSHLSPEEARSYMISMLPRESSKHTGFAFDSPGYESFFASQQGVGVPHKAWDVARRASMKQQRAGKS; from the exons ATGATTTCAATCTTGTCAACTACACCTATAAg TCCAGTTCATCCTGTCACTAATGTGGTTCCCTTAAGTCTTGTGCTACTGGTGTCTCTCATCAAGGAAGCCTTTGAGGATTGG AAACGTTTCCAGAATGATATGTCAATTAACAATGCACATGTCGATATATTGCAAGGTCAACGTTGGGAAAGTACTCCATGGAAAAGACTGCAGGTTGGAGATATTGTGAGG ATCAAGCAAGATGGTTATTTCCCTGCTGACTTGCTCTTCCTATCCAGTACAAACCCTGATGGCGTTTGCTACATAGAG ACAGCAAATCTTGATGGGGAAACAAATTTGAAAATAAGGAAGGCTTTGGAGAGAACTTGGGACTTCGTTACTCCTGAGAAGGCTTCTGGGTTCAAAG GTGAAGTGCAGTGTGAACAGCCAAACAATTCACTTTATACATTTACCGGAAACCTTATTGTGGACAAGCAGACTATACCTCTCTCACCAAACCAGTTACTCCTACGG GGATGCAGCCTTCGTAATACAGAATACATTGTTGGGGCTGTCATATTCACTGGGCATGAGACAAAA GTTATGATGAATTCTATGAATGTCCCCTCCAAAAGAAGTACATTGGAAAAAAAGCTAGACAAGCTTATCCTTGCTCTTTTTGCAACCCTGTTCTCAATGTGCGTTATTGGTGCCATTGGAAG TGGTGTGTTTATTAATGAAAAGTACTTCTATCTTGGATTGCGTGGGAAGGTGGAGGACCAGTTCAATCCCAAAAACAGATTCGTG GTGACCATTTTAACCATGTTTACTCTACTAACTCTATACTCGACGATCATCCCAATTTCTCTTTATGTGTCCATTGAG ATGATCAAATTCATCCAGTGCACACAATTCATTAACAATGATCTTCACATGTACCACGCTGAGAGCGACACCCCCGCTTTGGCACGTACTTCTAATCTTAATGAGGAGCTTGGGCAG ATTGAATATATATTTTCTGACAAAACCGGAACGCTTACAAGAAATCTGATGGAATTCTTTAAATGCTCAATTGGTGGAGAAATGTATGGAACTGGCATTACAGAGATTGAGAAaggaggagcagagcgggcTGGAATCAAAATTGACGATGATGAG GGTAAAAGATCAGCCAGTGCAGTTCATGAGAAAGGATTTAACTTCGATGATGCTAGAATCATGTGTGGTGCATGGAGAAATGAACCTAATCCTGAGGCTTGCAAG GAATTCTTCAGATGCCTTGCAATCTGTCATACAGTTCTTCCAGAGGGTGAGGAGACACCGGAAAAGATCACTTACCAAGCTGCCTCACCAGATGAGGCTGCACTTGTTGCTGCTGCTAAGAATTTTGGTTTCTTCTTTTACAG GCGTACACCAACAACAGTTATGGTACGTGAATCACACGTTGAAAGGATGGGGAGTATACAAGATGTTCCATATGAAATTCTAAATGTTCTGGAATTCAACAG TACGAGAAAGCGGCAATCGGTGGTTTGTCGTTTCCCAAATGGAAGAATGGTTCTCTATTGCAAG GGTGCTGATAATGTTGTATATGAACGATTGGCTGATGGAAATCATGTTATGAAAAAGACGAGCAGAGAACATCTGGAGCAATTTGGTTCTGCTGGCTTGCGTACACTTTGCCTTGCCTATCGGGATCTTAGCAGGGAGCAATATGAAATCTGGAATGAGAAGTTTGTTCAAGCAAAGTCATCTTTAAGAGATCGTGACAAGAAGCTCGATGAG GTGGCTGAATTGATTGAAAAAGACCTTATATTGATAGGCTGCACGGCTATAGAGGACAAACTACAAGAAGGGGTGCCAACCTGCATTGAAACTCTCTCTGCAGCTGGCATAAAGATTTGGGTGTTAACTGGAGATAAGATGGAAACAGCAATTAACATTGCATATG CATGCAGCTTGGTAAACAATGATACCAAACAGTTCATCATTAGTTCAGAGACAGATGCTATTAGGGAAGCTGAAGACAGG GGTGACCCTGTGGAAATTGCGCGTGTTATCAAAGACTCAGTAAAACAGAGTCTGAAAAGCTTCCATGAGGAAGCCCGGCATTCTTTAATTAGCACCCCTGAAAGGAAAATGGCTCTCATTATTGATGGTAGATGCCTAATGTATGCACTGGACCCAACTCTTCGTGTGGATCTTCTTGGATTGAGTCTAATTTGCCACTCAGTTGTATGTTGCCGAGTTTCTCCACTGCAGAAGGCTCAG GTTACAAGCTTAGTTAAGAAGGGTGCTCGAAAAATAACTCTCAGCATTGGGGATGGTGCTAATGATGTGAGTATGATTCAAGCTGCTCATGTTGGGATTGGCATTAGTGGCCAAGAAGGAATGCAAGCTGTTATGGCTAGTGACTTTGCCATTGCACAGTTTCGCTTTCTTACTGATTTGCTTCTTGTACACGGGCGGTGGTCTTACTTGAGACTGTGCAAG GTTATCACATACTTCTTCTACAAGAATCTGACATTTACACTAACTCAGTTCTGGTTCACTTTCCAAACTGGCTTTTCTGGTCAGCGATTTTATGATGACTGGAACCAGTCTCTATATAATGTTATTTTCACGGCACTACCTGTAATTATAGTTGGATTGTTTGATAAG GATGTGAGCGCGTCACTGTCGAAAAGGTACCCTCAGCTTTACAAAGAAGGAATCAGGAATTCATTCTTCAAGTGGAGAGTGATTGCAGTGTGGGGTTTCTTTGCTTTCTATCAGTCAATAGTGTTCTTTTACTTCACCGCATCTGCGAGCCGGCATGGTCAGGGTTCATCTGGCAAGATTCTTGGCCTATGGGATGTTAGCACTATGGCCTTTTCTTGTGTTGTGGTGACTGTGAACCTCCGCCTTCTCATGGCATGCAACTCTATAACGAGATGGCATTATATAAGTGTGGCAGGCAGTATAGTAGCCTGGTTTGTGTTTATTTTCATATACTCTGCGATAATGACATCGTTTGACAGACAG GAAAATGTGTATTTTGTGATTTATGTTCTGATGAGCACCTTTTTCTTCTACCTCACACTATTGCTTGTTCCGATCATCGCTCTGTTTGGTGACTTCCTATATCTATC GATTCAAAGATGGCTGTTCCCCTATGACTACCAAATAATCCAGGAACAGCACAGGGACGAACCCCACGAGTACAGCAGAGTACAGCTGCCTGAGACCAGCCACCTAAGCCCAGAGGAAGCGAGGAGCTACATGATCTCGATGCTCCCTCGAGAATCTTCCAAGCACACTGGCTTTGCTTTTGACTCCCCGGGCTACGAGTCGTTCTTCGCCTCGCAGCAAGGCGTTGGCGTGCCACACAAGGCGTGGGACGTGGCCCGGAGAGCAAGCATGAAGCAGCAACGAGCAGGGAAATCCTAA